The sequence CAAGGACCGCAACGGGTTCGTGTTCGGCGAGGCGGGTGCGCTCATCGTCATCGAGACCGAGGAGCACGCAAAGGCGCGCGGCGCCACCATCTTGGCACGGTTGATGGGTGCCAGCATCACCTCGGACGGCTTCCACATCGTGGCGCCCGACCCCAACGGTGAGCAGGCCGGCCATGCGATGACGCGGGCCATCCAGCTCGCGGGACTCAAGCCCACCGACATCGACCACATCAACGCGCACGCCACCGGCACCAGCGTCGGCGACGTGGCCGAGGGTCAGGCGATCAACAACACGATGGGCGGGCACAAGCCTGCGGTGTACGCACCCAAGTCCGCGCTCGGCCACTCGGTAGGCGCGGTAGGTGCCGTCGAATCGATCCTGACGGTGCTGGCACTGAAGAACGGCGTCATCCCGCCGACGCTGAACCTGAAGAATCTGGACCCGGACATCGACCTCGACGTCGTGTCCGGCTCGCCGAGACCCGGCAACTACAACTACGCGATCAACAACTCGTTCGGATTCGGTGGGCACAACGTGGCGCTCGCCTTCGGGAAGTACTAAAGGTACTGCGCGCCCCGATAATCCGGCCGTATCAGGAGGTTTCGATGACAATCACGGCCCCCGAAGCAGTCGGCGAATCAACCGATCCCCGCGACCCGCTTCTGCGCCTCAAGACGTTCTTCGACGACGACTGCGCCCTCGAGCTCCTGCATGAGCGGGACCGCTCCGGCGTGCTCGCCGCGGCAGGCACCGTCAACGGCATGCGCACCGTCGCGTTCTGCACCGACGGCACCGTCATGGGCGGCGCGATGGGCGTCGAAGGCTGCGCCCACATCGTCAACGCATACGACACCGCCATCGAGGAACAAAGCCCGATCGTCGGGATCTGGCACTCCGGCGGTGCGCGGCTCGCCGAGGGCGTCAAGGCGCTGCACGCGGTCGGTCTGGTGTTCGAGGCGATGATCCGGGCGTCGGGCTACATCCCGCAGATCTCAGTCGTCGTCGGATTCGCCGCGGGTGGCGCGGCTTACGGGCCCGCCCTGACCGACGTCATCGTGATGGCTCCCGACAGCCGGGTCTTCGTCACCGGGCCCGACATCGTGCGCAGCGTCACCGGCGAGGACGTCGACATGGCGTCGCTGGGTGGCCCCGATACCCACCACAAGAAGTCCGGCGTGTGTCACATCGTCGCGGACGACGAACTCGACGCGTACGCGCGTGGCCGTCGGCTGGTCGGATTGTTCTGCCAGCAGGGTCATTTCGACCGCACGAAGGCCGAAGCGGGCGACACCGACCTGCACGCTCTTCTGCCCGAGTCGCCCCGCCGCGCCTATGACGTGCACCCGCTCGTCGAGGCGCTGCTGGACGCCGACGCTCCCTTCGAGGAGTTCCAGGCGAAGTGGGCGCCGTCGATGGTGATCGGCCTCGGCAGACTGTCCGGGCGGACCGTCGGCCTGCTCGCCAACAACCCGCTCCGGCTCGGCGGCTGCTTGAACTCTGAGAGCGCCGAGAAGGCAGCACGTTTCGTGCGGCTGTGCGACGCGTTCGGCATTCCGCTGATCGTCGTGGTCGACGTGCCCGGCTACCTCCCCGGTGTCGACCAGGAGTGGGGCGGCGTGGTGCGCCGCGGCGCCAAGCTGCTGCACGCCTTCGGTGAGGCGACTGTTCCCCGAGTCACGCTGGTCACCCGCAAGATCTACGGCGGTGCCTACATCGCGATGAACTCGCGCTCGCTGAACGCGACGAAGGTGTTCGCATGGCCGGACGCCGAGGTCGCGGTGATGGGCGCCAAGGCCGCCGTCGGCATTCTGCACAAGAAAAAGCTGGCCGCCGCGCCCGAAGACGAGCGCGAGGCGCTGCACGAGGAGCTCGCCGCCGAGCACGAGCGCATCGCGGGCGGGGTCGACTCCGCCATCGAGATCGGTGTGGTCGACGAGAAAATCGACCCTGCGCACACCCGCAGCAAGTTGACCCAGGCACTGGCCGAGGCGCCGGCCCGCCGCGGACGGCACAAGAACATCCCGCTGTAACCTCTAGTCGTTTCGGACCTCTGAGGATCTCGCATTCCGTACTGTGGGTAGCGGCCCATTGAGTTGGGGGACATCGACAGGGCCCTGACAGAGGAGTTGAGGTATGCGAATTTCTGGAATGACGATGCGCCGTGGGATCGTCGGCGTAGCTGCCGCCGGAGCGCTGGCGGGACTGACCGGCGCGGTCGCAATGCCGACGGCATCCGCTGCACCCCCGTGTGATGCCGCCGGCCTGAACACCGCGGTCAGCCAGGTTTCTGGAGCTACAGCCGCGTACCTGTCCAGCCATCCCGGTGCGAACGACGCGATCACAAATGCGGGTGGTGCGGGTGGCAACGCCGAGGCCGCGATCCGCAACTACTTCGTGGCTCATCCGACGGAATGGGCCGATCTGCAGCGCATCGCAAGTCCGCTGCGAAACTTGCGGGCGCAGTGCGAGGTTGATGTGGCACCCACCGAGATCGCACGGCTCTTCGACGCGATGGCGTCGTAGCGAGTCAGGCTTGCGCGATGCCTGCCCATCGCGGGCGCGAGCAGATCGGCGAGCGCTGCCCAGGCCACGGTCTTGGTCTCGGGCAGCGCTATGCCGAATTGATAAGGCGCGAAAAGAATCTCCAGACCCTCGGCTGTGGGTAGCCAGTTCACGAAGTTCTCCGCCCTCGGCTCGGCCCCGCACAGCTCGGACAGCCGGTTAACGCTGGCTGCTCGCGGTGAACAGGTTCGTGAGCATGATCGGGTCGGCGCTTCGGGTGTCGATCACCAGCGCTGCGACCATCGACGCCATACGCCTCATCTGATGGCCAGTCCAGATATCCGTAATCCTCGAACACCACGCCTAGCCGCGCAATTCGGTCACTTCGGCGCGACCGTGGGCAAGACTCATCGCACCCCTTTCGCGAGCAGTTCCTCCGCCACAGTCAGCACCGTGTCGCGGTCGGAGTCGACCAGACCTATGCGGGTGCGGCGGTCGACGATGTCGTCGACGGTCATCGCGCCCTCATGCGTCACCGCATACTCGAACTCGGCCCGGATCACGTCGACGCCCTCGGCCACCGGATCGGTGGGTCGCTCGCAGGTGGCCTTGGCGATGACATTCGGCGCCTCGGCTCCGAACCGGGCGACGAGCGACGACGGCAGGTTGGTGGGAACGCGCAGGGTCGCAACCGGATTCGAAGGTGCCCCGACGAGCGGCAGGTTCCTGGTCCGGCACTGGTCGGCCCGTAGACCGCGCAACTCGACTGCCTTGTCGAGCACATCCTCGGCCATGTACCGGTATTCGGTCAGCTTGCCGCCGATCACGCTGATCACGCCCGACGGCGACTCGACGACGGCGTGGTCGCGCGACACATCCGCCGTGCGCCCCGAGCCTGTGTCTATCAACGGCCGCAGCCCCGCGTAGGCGCCGATGACGTCGTCGCGGCCGAGCTTCGTGTCCAAGGCCGTGTTGACGGTGTCCAAGAGGAATCCGATCTCCTCCGAGGTCGGCTCGGGAACGTCGGGTATCGGGCCCGGCGCGTCCTCGTCGGTCAGGCCGAGGTAGATCCGGCCCAATTGTTCGGGCATGGCGAAGACAAATCGGTTGAGCTCGCCGGGAATTGGAATCGTAAGCGCCGCAGTCGGATTGCCGAACGCCTTGGCATCGAACACAAGATGGGTACCGCGGCTGGGCCGCAAGCTGATCGACGGCTCGACCTCGCCAGCCCACACCCCGCTGGCGTTGATCACCGCGCGCGCGGCCACGTCGAACGACTCCCCCGTCAGCTGGTCGGTCAGGCGCACGGACGTGCCGGTCGCCTCCGAGGCGGCCACCCGGGTCAGAATCCGTGCACCGTGCTGGGCAGCCGTCCTCGCCACGGCGGCGACCAGGCGGGCGTCGTCGATCAGCTGGCCGTCGTAGGCCAACAGCCCGCCGGAGAGACCGTCGCGCCGAACGGTTGGCGCCATGTCGACGACCCGATCGGCGGAGATGCGACGCGACCGGGGCAGCGTCGACGACCGGGTACCCGCCAGTCGGCGCAGGCCATCCCCTGCCATGAACCCGGCCCGCACCAGCGCCCGCTCAGGGGTGCCCATCGCAGGCAGCAGCGGAACCAACTGCGGCATGGCGCTGACGAGATGCGGCGCGGTGCGCGTCATGAGAAGTCCGCGTTCGACGGCGCTGCGCCTGGCGATTCCGATGTTGCCGGTTGCCAGATACCGCAGGCCGCCGTGCACGAGCTTGGAACTCCACCGGCTCGTCCCGAACGCCAAGTCCTGCTTTTCCACCAGCGCCACGGTCAACCCGCGCGAGGCGGCGTCAAGGGCGATGCCCGTTCCGGTGATGCCGCCCCCGATGACGAGGACATCGAGCGACTGAGGCGCACGCGAGGAGCCGGGCCCGTCGGCGAGCGCGGCCAACTCGCGACTGCGGCGAGAGGCGTTAAGGGCGGCCGAGTTCGTCATGGTCGGAGGTATCCGTTCAATGAGTGGGCGAGTTCGACGGCGAGTGCGTCGGCATTCAGGATCGGTGCCACGATTTGTGCGGACTGGATGGTCGACTGGGTGATCAACAGGCACATCGCGGCGAGTTGGCGCGGGTCGCCCGCGCGCACGCTGCCGTCGCGCTGGGCGGCCTTCAGTTCGGAGGCCACCGCCTCGATGAGGATCTGCTGGCTGGTGCCGAGGCGTTCGGCGATGTAGACCATGGCCAGTTCAGGGGCGGTGTGGAACACCGACATGACGACCTCGTCGTGCCGTAGCCGTTCGGCGACGCCGACGATCCGCTCGACCAGCGCTTCGCGTCCGCCACCACGCGAGGGCACCTCGCGCAGCACGCGGATGATCCGCGAGGTCAGCAGCGCGGCCAGCAGCGCGCGGGTGTCGGGCCAGCGGCGGTAGATGGTCGGCCTGCTCACTCCGGCCCGGCGGGCGATTTCGGCCAGCGTCACTCGGTCGACGCCGTAAGCCAGCACGCAACTCGCGGCCGCATCGAGGATCCGGTCCCCGAGGTCCGGCGATGCATCG is a genomic window of Mycobacterium sp. ITM-2016-00318 containing:
- a CDS encoding acyl-CoA carboxylase subunit beta produces the protein MTITAPEAVGESTDPRDPLLRLKTFFDDDCALELLHERDRSGVLAAAGTVNGMRTVAFCTDGTVMGGAMGVEGCAHIVNAYDTAIEEQSPIVGIWHSGGARLAEGVKALHAVGLVFEAMIRASGYIPQISVVVGFAAGGAAYGPALTDVIVMAPDSRVFVTGPDIVRSVTGEDVDMASLGGPDTHHKKSGVCHIVADDELDAYARGRRLVGLFCQQGHFDRTKAEAGDTDLHALLPESPRRAYDVHPLVEALLDADAPFEEFQAKWAPSMVIGLGRLSGRTVGLLANNPLRLGGCLNSESAEKAARFVRLCDAFGIPLIVVVDVPGYLPGVDQEWGGVVRRGAKLLHAFGEATVPRVTLVTRKIYGGAYIAMNSRSLNATKVFAWPDAEVAVMGAKAAVGILHKKKLAAAPEDEREALHEELAAEHERIAGGVDSAIEIGVVDEKIDPAHTRSKLTQALAEAPARRGRHKNIPL
- a CDS encoding hemophore-related protein encodes the protein MRISGMTMRRGIVGVAAAGALAGLTGAVAMPTASAAPPCDAAGLNTAVSQVSGATAAYLSSHPGANDAITNAGGAGGNAEAAIRNYFVAHPTEWADLQRIASPLRNLRAQCEVDVAPTEIARLFDAMAS
- a CDS encoding glycerol-3-phosphate dehydrogenase/oxidase yields the protein MTNSAALNASRRSRELAALADGPGSSRAPQSLDVLVIGGGITGTGIALDAASRGLTVALVEKQDLAFGTSRWSSKLVHGGLRYLATGNIGIARRSAVERGLLMTRTAPHLVSAMPQLVPLLPAMGTPERALVRAGFMAGDGLRRLAGTRSSTLPRSRRISADRVVDMAPTVRRDGLSGGLLAYDGQLIDDARLVAAVARTAAQHGARILTRVAASEATGTSVRLTDQLTGESFDVAARAVINASGVWAGEVEPSISLRPSRGTHLVFDAKAFGNPTAALTIPIPGELNRFVFAMPEQLGRIYLGLTDEDAPGPIPDVPEPTSEEIGFLLDTVNTALDTKLGRDDVIGAYAGLRPLIDTGSGRTADVSRDHAVVESPSGVISVIGGKLTEYRYMAEDVLDKAVELRGLRADQCRTRNLPLVGAPSNPVATLRVPTNLPSSLVARFGAEAPNVIAKATCERPTDPVAEGVDVIRAEFEYAVTHEGAMTVDDIVDRRTRIGLVDSDRDTVLTVAEELLAKGVR
- a CDS encoding TetR/AcrR family transcriptional regulator gives rise to the protein MLSISNDASPDLGDRILDAAASCVLAYGVDRVTLAEIARRAGVSRPTIYRRWPDTRALLAALLTSRIIRVLREVPSRGGGREALVERIVGVAERLRHDEVVMSVFHTAPELAMVYIAERLGTSQQILIEAVASELKAAQRDGSVRAGDPRQLAAMCLLITQSTIQSAQIVAPILNADALAVELAHSLNGYLRP